A window of the Coturnix japonica isolate 7356 chromosome 12, Coturnix japonica 2.1, whole genome shotgun sequence genome harbors these coding sequences:
- the ABTB1 gene encoding ankyrin repeat and BTB/POZ domain-containing protein 1 produces MDTNDLFTSCKKGDVSRVRYLLEQRDVEINVRDKWDSTPLYYACLCGHEDLVRYLLANGAKCEANTFDGERCLYGALSDAIRRLLKEYKQITAKCMKRDYYDVFLQRLLEQGYQSDIVFIVHGKSFCAHRCILSARSAYFSEMFETKWKGKSMIALKHPLINPTAFGSLLQYLYTGRLDIDVEYVNDCKRLAKQCRLQDLIDDLETKCKKVYEFVSSKPGTCVKVLTIEPTGNCRLQEDLALLADCALPAELRVGFGELPFDSTDNFNSCPDVCFRVADYNFLCHKAFFCGRSDYFKALLEDHFCESEELQTQPSIPVVTLHNISEDIFIRVLYYIYSDDTELSPENAYDVLCVADMYLLPGLKRLCGRTLAQILDEDNVVSIWRIAKLFQLTRLEDQCTEYMAKIIEKLVELEEFATAVKENAEAVEERQETDSIPLVDDIRFHITSNVQTYSAIEEANQKLEALESLLASIGLEC; encoded by the exons ATACCTTCTTGAGCAGCGAGATGTGGAAATTAATGTCCGTGATAAGTGGGACAGTACACCTCT GTATTATGCTTGCCTCTGTGGACACGAGGACCTTGTACGCTATCTTCTAGCCAACG GCGCAAAATGTGAAGCAAACACATTTGATGGGGAACGTTGTTTGTATGGGGCGTTGAGTGATGCCATCCGACGTCTGCTGAAGGAGTACAAGCAGATCACAGCAAAGTGCATGAAAAGAGACTACTATGATGTCTTCCTGCAGCG GTTGCTGGAGCAGGGTTATCAAAGTGACATCGTTTTCATTGTTCATGGCAAATCCTTCTGTGCCCACCGCTGCATTCTCAGTGCTCGCAGTGCCtacttttcagaaatgtttgagaCCAAGTGGAAGGGAAAGAGCATGATAGCGCTGAAGCACCCACTG attaATCCCACAGCCTTTGGCTCTCTGCTGCAATATCTATACACAG GTCGTCTTGATATTGACGTAGAATATGTAAATGATTGCAAGAGATTAGCCAAACAGTGCCGGCTGCAGGACCTCATAGATGACTTGGAGACCAAATGTAAAAAAGTCTATGAATTTG TCTCTTCCAAGCCAGGGACCTGTGTGAAAGTGCTGACGATTGAGCCCACAGGTAACTGCCGGCTGCAGGAAGATCTGGCTCTTCTAGCAGACTGCGCCCTGCCAGCAGAACTGCGG GTTGGCTTTGGGGAGTTGCCGTTTGACAGCACCGACAACTTCAATAGTTGTCCTGATGTGTGCTTCCGGGTGGCAGATTACAACTTCTTATGCCATAAG GCGTTTTTCTGTGGTCGCAGTGATTATTTCAAAGCCCTTCTTGAAGACCATTTTTGTGAGagtgaggagctgcagacaCAGCCCAGCATCCCTGTGGTGACTCTCCACAACATCTCAGAAGACATCTTCATCCGGGTCCTCTACTATATCTACAGTGATGACACAGAG CTGTCCCCGGAAAATGCCTACGatgtgctgtgtgtggcagACATGTACCTGTTGCCTGGGCTCAAGCGCCTGTGTGGAAGGACCTTGGCACAGATCCTTGATGAAGACAACGTTGTCAGCATCTGGAGGATTGCAAAGCTGTTCCAGCTGACCCGGCTAGAAGACCAGTGCACAGAGTACATGGCAAAGATCATCGAGAAG CTGGTGGAATTGGAGGAGTTTGCAACTGCTGTGAAGGAGAACGCGGAGGCTGTGGAGGAACGGCAGGAGACCGACTCCATTCCCCTGGTCGACGACATCCGCTTCCACATCACTAGCAATGTGCAGACTTACAGTGCCATCGAGGAAGCCAACCAGAAACTTGAAGCTCTGGAAAGCCTCCTGGCCAGTATAGGGCTTGAGTGCTGA